A region of the Microcystis aeruginosa FD4 genome:
GGAAGATCGAGAATTTCCCTAGCTAATTCGCCAGCAGTTTTCCAGTTTTTCTGGCCAAGATTGAGGTTTTCAGGACAAAAAAGCCCACCTAACTATGTTACAATCAAAAGCCTGACCTATTTTACCGTTCTAGCACTATGACCCAACAGTATCGCATTACCCTACTACCCGGCGATGGTATCGGGCCGGAAATCCTCGCTGTCACCGTAGAGATACTGAAAGTCATCGGTAAAAAATTTGACCTCCAGTTTGACTTCCAAACCGCTTTAATTGGAGGGGCAGCCATTGATGAAACCGGCAACCCCCTCCCCGCAGCAACCCTGAGCGCCTGTAAAAATAGTGATGCTGTTCTCTTGGCCGCTATCGGGGGTTATCAATGGGATAATTTGCCCCGGCAGCAAAGGCCAGAAACGGGATTATTAGGCTTAAGATCTGGCTTAGGTCTTTTTGCTAATTTACGTCCTGCCACCATTTTTCCGCAATTAATCGACGCTTCTAGTCTCAAACGGGAGATTATCGAGGGAGTGGATATCATGGTCGTCCGGGAATTGACTGGGGGTGTCTACTTCGGTCAACCGAAGGGGATTTTTGAGACGGAAACGGGAGAAAAATGCGGTGTAAATACCATGGTTTACTTGGAGTCGGAGGTGGACCGCATCGCTAAGGTGGCCTTTGAAATTGCCCAAAAACGCAGCAATAAACTCTGTTCCGTCGATAAAGCTAATGTTCTTGATGTTTCCCAACTCTGGCGCGACCGGGTGACGAAAATGGCCGCTAATTATCCCGATGTGGAACTTTCCCATCTCTACGTCGATAACGCAGCCATGCAGTTAGTCCGGGCCCCCAAACAATTTGATACTATCGTCACGGGCAATTTATTCGGTGATATTCTCTCCGATGAAGCGGCCATGTTAACCGGTAGTATCGGAATGTTACCCTCCGCTAGTTTGGGGACTGCTGGGGTGGGAGTTTTTGAACCCGTCCACGGTTCGGCCCCGGATATCGCCGGCCAAGATAAAGCCAATCCGATCGCCCAGATTCTCAGTGCTGCTATGATGTTAAAATATGGGCTAAATCAGCCTTTAGCGGCAGCATCGCTGGAAAAAGCCATAGAAAAAGTCTTAGCTCTCGGTTATCGGACTGGAGATATTTTCTCGGAAGGTATGACCCTAGTGGGATGCCAAGCTATGGGCCAGGCCATCCTGAAAGTTTTAGAAGGGAGCATCCCGCTTTTGCCATAAGCATAAATACTCAAGAAATTAGGAGAAGCCAGAGTGCAGAATAGAAACATTCTCATCGAAAATTTTGGGTCTGAAACCCCGTCGTTCTACGACGGCTTTACCGTTAAATACTAGCGCATTTACCAAATATATGCTAAAATGTGAGACATGGAAAAAGCCTATTCTTCCCGATTTTACCCCACACCCGAACAAGAGTCGCTATTGCGGCGCACTTTGGGCTGTGTAAGATTGGTTGACAATAAGGCACTCCATCTCAGAACACAAGCATGGTACGAAAGACAAGAAAGAGTAGGATATGCTCAAACTTCTTCAATGCTAACCGATTGGAAAAAGCAAGAAGAATTAGACTTTCTCAATGAAGTTAGTTGTGTCCCTTTACAACAAGGGTTAAGACATTTACAAACTAGATTGGCTACTTAACATCTTCTGAAAGCAATAGAGTCTCCTACTTGAATTAATTCATATTTTGATATTACCTTCAGTGTTACTTTATTGCTAGGTTCTGCGGAACAGCCTACTAACAACAGTAAACCAATTGCAATTAATTGTGAAATTTTGATGAACATAATCATCATTGGATTACCTCCAAAATTCGAGTGTAGCTTGTAGGGTGCGTTAGCGTTAGCGTAACGCACCAATCCCAGTTAGAAACCCAACATTATTGACGACATTGGTGTGGTTGGGTTTCGCTCAAGCGTCGCTAATATTTGACAGACAAGAGTTATTATTGCTCAACCCAACCTACGGCTACTTAAATTTCCTAACACGAGTGTGTCAAGGTCTCTGTTTTGGATTGCAATCTTTACCAATGAGATAAAAGCAGACCATGGGGGAATTTTTCCCAGCACATATAAGCAAATTTGTCAAGATGCTGGAAAAATTTTCTTTGCTTTTGCGATCAATTATCGATAGCGTTTTCAGAGAACTTCTCCGAAGAGGTTTTCACAGCACTAAAGTTCTGCAAGAATCATCCCTTTAAGCGGTGACATTTTCTGTTTCTGCTGGTTCAATTTCTGGCATTTCTACTTTAATTAAACTCACTTTAGCACGATAAAGTAGTTTTTCCCCATGACGATAGCCCCGATAACGCACTAGAACAGGTGTACCTATTTCTACCTGACCATCGATCAATTGATGGATTTGCGGATCGTAACTAACATGATCACCGACACTGTCAATTGGTTGCACTCCCCAGCGCTCCAGTAACTGCATAATCGGTTTAACTAAAGAGAGGATTTTGACCGCTGCTAGGTCAGTATTTTTGCGGGCAACGGCCTCGGCCGTGGGCCATTGAACTAACCAAGATTCGATCGCTTCGATGCTTTGACGTTGAAATTCTGCGGCTAATTCTTCTTTTTGCTTGTCTAATTTTTGCTGTAAATTTTGATACTCTTGTTCGAGAATTTTTAATTCCCCTGAATGATCCTCTGGCTGCATAGTCGGAATTTCAAAATGAGCGAGTAGATCCCTAACTGGCAGCTGCAGACCCTTAGCTAATTTCACCAAAGATTCAGAGGATAATTTGGCGATTAAACCATGGCGAACTCTCTGCAATTGCCAAGAAGATAGACCCGATAACCGACTCAATTCTTCCAGATTTTTACAGCCAATTTCTGCCATTAACTGCTCTAATTTTTGCCGATGATATTTATATAAGGACTCATTCATGGGACTTCTCAGCTTAAGCGATGTGTTTAGCTAAAACGGATTTAGGAGCGCGACGAACAAAGACAGAGAATTGTTTCTTTACCGAGACGCTGATGAGCTACAAAGCGATGGCAACCGGAAAAACCGTAGTAGTCACCATCCACTTCTAAAACATCGATCGGTTCTCGTAATCCCTCCTCAGCGATCGATTGCATCAACTGATTAACTTTTTCGGGATCGGTTTGTCGCGGTAAAGGACGACGAATTTGGGACAGAGGAATGTTTTTAATTTCCATAGTGTCTTCACTATAGCACATTTAGGCTAAACTGAAGATAAGTTGACTCGGTTGCTGATGCACTGGTCCGCCTCGGTGCTGGCAGTTTTCTTGACACAGACAAGATTTTATCACCCAATCCTCTCCTTTTCTGACTATGACTATTCCTCCTATCAATGAAAAAATTATCCGGCAAAATAGCACCAATGCTTCCTATCAGCGCGGTCAATATTATTACGATAATGGTGCAGTTATTTCTCTTTGGCAACGGGGGCAAAATCTGCAAGCTTTAGTGAGTGGTAGTGAGGTTAAACCCTATCGAGTTGCTATCGATTTTAACCAAGATAATCTTGAGAATGTTTCCTGTTCCTGTCCCTACGATTACGAGGGTTGGTGTAAGCATATTGTGGCGGTTTTATTAACCTGTTCTCGTCAACCAGAATTAATTATCAAAAAAGCCTCTCTAGAGGAGTTATTGACACCAATCGATGAAAGTAAATTAAGAAAATTGCTTAATCATTTAGTGGCTAAACACCCAGAAATTATCGAGACAATTGATAGGTTTTTATTTCCAGCTACCCCAGTTAATAAAGCGGGAGGGAAGATAACTATTAATGTCAAAGCTTATCGTAATACTGTCCGTAATGAACTGCGGCAATCCCTGCGAGCGATCGAAGAAGATTACTACGAAGAAGACCCAATTTCTAATGAAATTTATGCCCTAGTGGATGAGTCCCAAGATTATTATCAAAAGGGAGAACCAGATAATGCGATCGCTATTTTAGAAGCAATTATTAGCGCCTGTATCGAGGAATGGGATAATTTAGAAGATTACGGTGCTGTTAATGATGATTTAAGTGCCAGAATCGATCGAGTTCTAACCGCAGCAATTTTAAGTAAAGAATTTAATCCCCAAGAAAAGCAAGATTTAAAGGAAAAGATCGAGCAATGGCAGCATGAATGGAGTGCTGATTTTGAGATGAGTTTAGCAGCCTTACAACAGGGATGGGACGATCCAGTTTTAGAGAAGATTTTACGAGGAGAATCGGCTAATTTTTCAGAAATGTGGTCAGGGAATATCCCCGATTATGCCCAAACATTAACTTCTATTCGCTTAGAAATTTTCGAGCAACAGGAAAAAGATCAGGAGTATTTGAATCTAGCTTTAGCTTCAGGACAAGTGGTAGAATACCTAACTAAGTTAGTCTATCTTGATCGCATTGATGAAGCGATGGCAGCGGCAAAAAACATGATAACTAAAAACGATGAAGCCTTCTTTTTTGCCAAAGCTTTACGCGATGAATCCGCACCAGAATCCGCTCTCATAATTGCCAGGGGGGGTCTAAATTTCCCAGGAAATTCTTATTATCAATTAGCTCTCTGGACAAGTGAACTAGCGCAATCTTTAGGGGATATAGATACAGCTTTGGCTGCTAGAATTAAGGCATTTCAAGACCAACCTTCCTTTTCCCATTACCAAAAAATTGAGTCTTTAGCGGGGGAAGATTGGCCCGATTTAAAACTAGACTTGTTAGATTACTTGCGCGAGTTTAGCGGTGGACGTTCCACAGAGGCTAAAATCGATATATTTCTCCACGAAAATTTAGTTAGAGATGCAATTAAAGTCGTTTCTGATAATTCCTATGTGCAGTCTCACCTAATTTGGCGGATAATGGATGCGGCTGCTACCGTAGATCCTAACTGGGTGATCGATCACGCGCGTCCTCCTGCGGAAAAGATACTCGACGAAAAAAAGGCTGATCGCTACGAAGAAGCGATTAAATGGCTGAAAAAAGCTCGTAATGCCTTTTATATGTCAGGAAGACGGGAAGAATGGCAAACTTATCGGGAAAGTTTGATTAAGGAACACGGACGCAAATCGAAATTTATGGGGTTATTTAAACATCAGGATTTACAATAATTTAAGCTTCTAGCCGTCAGTTATCGGCTAAAATCAGGCTGTTTTTAGCTTCTAGAGCGGGAATTGTCCTAATCTTAGACCTATTGATATTTTGGGGCAAAGTAGAGTATAATAGAAGATTGGTCTAAACTTATCTCCAGACTACTTATACTGAATATTCATTGTCAAAAAATATGACTGAAACTATTCGCTTTTTGATGTGTTCTCCCGATCATTACGATGTGGATTATGTGATTAATCCTTGGATGGAGGGCAACATTCACAAATCTTCCCAGGAAAAAGCTAGGCAACAATGGCAGCAGCTTTATCATATTCTCAAAGATCGGGCGCTCGTGGATTTAGTCACACCAGAAAAAGGCTGGCCCGACATGGTTTTTACCGCTAATGCAGGTTTAGTTCTGGAAAAAACTGTCGTTTTAAGTCGCTTTTTACACAAAGAAAGACAGGGAGAAGAACCCTATTTTAAACAGTGGTTTGAAGATAACGGTTTTACGGTTCATGAACTGCCAAAAGATTTACCCT
Encoded here:
- a CDS encoding SWIM zinc finger family protein; amino-acid sequence: MTIPPINEKIIRQNSTNASYQRGQYYYDNGAVISLWQRGQNLQALVSGSEVKPYRVAIDFNQDNLENVSCSCPYDYEGWCKHIVAVLLTCSRQPELIIKKASLEELLTPIDESKLRKLLNHLVAKHPEIIETIDRFLFPATPVNKAGGKITINVKAYRNTVRNELRQSLRAIEEDYYEEDPISNEIYALVDESQDYYQKGEPDNAIAILEAIISACIEEWDNLEDYGAVNDDLSARIDRVLTAAILSKEFNPQEKQDLKEKIEQWQHEWSADFEMSLAALQQGWDDPVLEKILRGESANFSEMWSGNIPDYAQTLTSIRLEIFEQQEKDQEYLNLALASGQVVEYLTKLVYLDRIDEAMAAAKNMITKNDEAFFFAKALRDESAPESALIIARGGLNFPGNSYYQLALWTSELAQSLGDIDTALAARIKAFQDQPSFSHYQKIESLAGEDWPDLKLDLLDYLREFSGGRSTEAKIDIFLHENLVRDAIKVVSDNSYVQSHLIWRIMDAAATVDPNWVIDHARPPAEKILDEKKADRYEEAIKWLKKARNAFYMSGRREEWQTYRESLIKEHGRKSKFMGLFKHQDLQ
- the leuB gene encoding 3-isopropylmalate dehydrogenase — translated: MTQQYRITLLPGDGIGPEILAVTVEILKVIGKKFDLQFDFQTALIGGAAIDETGNPLPAATLSACKNSDAVLLAAIGGYQWDNLPRQQRPETGLLGLRSGLGLFANLRPATIFPQLIDASSLKREIIEGVDIMVVRELTGGVYFGQPKGIFETETGEKCGVNTMVYLESEVDRIAKVAFEIAQKRSNKLCSVDKANVLDVSQLWRDRVTKMAANYPDVELSHLYVDNAAMQLVRAPKQFDTIVTGNLFGDILSDEAAMLTGSIGMLPSASLGTAGVGVFEPVHGSAPDIAGQDKANPIAQILSAAMMLKYGLNQPLAAASLEKAIEKVLALGYRTGDIFSEGMTLVGCQAMGQAILKVLEGSIPLLP
- a CDS encoding helix-turn-helix domain-containing protein — its product is MNESLYKYHRQKLEQLMAEIGCKNLEELSRLSGLSSWQLQRVRHGLIAKLSSESLVKLAKGLQLPVRDLLAHFEIPTMQPEDHSGELKILEQEYQNLQQKLDKQKEELAAEFQRQSIEAIESWLVQWPTAEAVARKNTDLAAVKILSLVKPIMQLLERWGVQPIDSVGDHVSYDPQIHQLIDGQVEIGTPVLVRYRGYRHGEKLLYRAKVSLIKVEMPEIEPAETENVTA